A segment of the Parasphingopyxis algicola genome:
ACGCGACCCTGGAACTCGCGAAGCTCGTCGACGGCTATTATGCCCAGGTGCAGGAAATGGGCGGCGCGCGGCAGGATACGAGTTCGCTGGTAAGGAGACTGGAAGAGTGAAATTTTTGACCCGCCGTATCGGCGCCCTGGCAAGTCTCGCGCTCGCGGCCTTCCTGCTCCCCGCCCCCGCCCAGGCCGATGCGCTGATCGACAACGCCAATGGCTATACGCTGGACGCGGACGGCAACCTCATCCGCTTCACCGGGCTGCTGTTCGATGTCGAAACCGGCCGCGTCACGCGGCTGCTCGACCGCAACGACGATCGCCCGCGCGAACTCGATTTCCGGCACGATGCGCAGGGCCAGACGGTCATTCCCGGGCTGATCGATGCGCACGGCCATCTGATGGGGCTCGGCTATAACGCGATCCAGCTCGACCTTTCCGACACGACCAGTCTCTCCGAGGCGATGGCCCGGCTCGCGCAATACAGCGCCGAGAACCCGACCTTGCGCTGGGTCGTCGGCCGCGGGTGGAACCAGGAACGCTGGGGCCTCGATCGCTTCCCGACCGCCGCCGATCTCAATGCCGCCGTGTCGGACCGGCCGGTCTGGCTGGTCCGGGTCGACGGACATGCCGGTGTCGCGAACAGCGCGGCGATGGCGGAGGCCGGGGTGACGGCTTCGGCCCAAGCGCCGGCCGGCGGCCGGATCGAGCGGGACGGCCGCGAACCGAACGGCGTCTTCGTCGACGCGGCGATGGCACTGGTCGAACGAGCGATTCCGACGCCGCAGCCGCCGGTGCGCGACATGGCGCTGCGCAAAGCCCAGGAACTGCTGCTGAGTTATGGCGTGACGACGATGCACGATATGGGCACGAGCGCCGACGATTGGGGCGTGCTCCGCCGGGCCGGCGATCGTAACCTGCTGCAGATTCGCGTGATTTCCTATGCGAACGCACTCGATACGCTGCTCGATATCGCCGGCGACGCGATGACGCCCTGGCTCTATGACGGGCGGCTTCGGATGGTGGGACTCAAGATATACGGCGACGGAGCGCTGGGATCGCGCGGCGCGCTGCTCAACGCCCCCTATGCCGATGCGCCGGGCGAAACCGGGCTGGCCCTGATCGACGGCATTGCGCTGCGCAACCGCCTCAGCCGCCTCTCGCTCGACCGGTTCCAGGCGGCGATCCACGCGATCGGCGACGGGGCGAACCGCGAAGCGCTGGCCGCGATCGAGGAACTCGCCTCGCGCTACAATGACGACCGGCGCTGGCGGATCGAACATGCGCAGGTGGTCGACCCGGCCGACCTGCCGCGGTTCGGGCGCAACGGCATCATCGCCTCGATGCAGCCGGTCCACCAGACGTCCGACCGGCTGATGGCCGAGGCCCGGCTGGGCCCCAACCGGCTGACCGGCGCCTATGCCTGGAATTCGATGCTGCGCAACGGATCGCGGCTCGCCTTCGGCAGCGACTTTCCGGTCGAGAACCCGAGCCCCTTTCCAGGCCTCGCCGTAGCAATCAGCCGGCAGGATGCCGCCGGCCAGCCGGCGGGCGGCTGGCAGGCGCATGAGCGCGTGTCGCTGCAACAGGCCTTCGCCGCCTTCACCACCGATGCCGCCTTCGCCGGATTTGCCGAGGATCAGGTGGGACGGCTCGGCGAAGGATTGTATGCCGACTTCCTGATCCTCGATCGCGATATTTTCGATGCGACCGCAGAAGAGATCCGCGCGACGCAGGTCGCCGAGACGTGGATCGGCGGCGAGCGGACTTGGGTGCGCGGCGCGGCGGACGCGCCGCCGATGGACGCGCCGGTCGGTCCGATGATCAGCGAGGACGAGGAGGTCGGACGGTAGTTTTCGTCCGAGTTTCCTGAGCAGGAAATCGCCGCACCGGGATTCTTCTGTCAGACCTTCGGCTTCGCCTCAGGCGCCGCACCAGCCCGCTCCCCCTCCCGGCCTCCCATTCAGGGTACACTTGTGGGAGGCCGGGAGGGGGAGCGGGCTGGTGCGGCGCTCGACCGACAGGTCGAGTCTGACAAACTAGCTCGAAAGCTCGGTCAGCATCCCGACCGTCAGGATCTGCGGCAGGATCTCCGGTTCGCCCTCGGCCCCGTAAAACAGATAGAGCGGCACGCCCGAGCGGCCATGGCTCTCGAGGAAGCGCCCGATCACCGGGTCGCCGCTCGTCCAGTCGCCGACCATCACCGCGATATCCTCCGCCTCGAAATGAGCGATAACCGCCTGGCGGCTCATCGCGCCCGCTTCATTGGCCTTGCAGGTGATGCACCAGTCGGCGGTGAAATAGACGAAGACCGGGCGACCCTCGGCACGCAGTTCGGATAGCCGCTCTTCGCTGAACGTCTCCGCGCTCAGTGCGCCGCCCTCGCTGGCCCCGGCCTGGGCGGGCGAGGATGTCGGCACCACCGCAAGCGCCGCCAGTGTCACGACAAGAGCGGGGACGATGGGCAGCCAGGCACGCTTGCCGGCCACCTGCCGGCTGCCCGCCCACCACAGCATCAGCGCGATGCCGAGCGCCGCGGCGATGCCCAGCGTCATGCCGTTGACGCCGGTCTGGCGGCCGAGCACCCAGCCGAGCGCCAGCGCGGTCAGGAACATCGGCACCGACATCAGATGCCGGAACCGTTCCATCCATGGGCCCGGTTTAGGCAGCTTGGCCCGTAGCGCCGGTACATAGGCGAGGACCAGGAACGGCAGCGCCAGACCGAGACCCAGTCCCGCAAATATCGCCATCGCGACGATCGTCGGCACGACCAGCGCCGCGCCGAGCGCCGCGGCCATGAACGGACCGGTGCAGGGCGTCGCCACGAAAGCCGCGAGTGCGCCGGTGAAGAAGGAACCCGTCGCCCCGTCCCTGTCGGCGAAGCGACCGCCGCCCGACACGCTCGGCACTTCGAACAGACCGGCGAGATTGAGCGCGATCGCGGTCACCAGCAGCAGCAGGAAAAGGATCATCCGCGGGTCCTGCAACTGGAACGCCCAGCCCGCCGCCGAGCCGCCCGCGCGCAACGCCAGCAGCGCCGCGCCGAGGCCGAGACACACGGTGATCACGCCCGCGGTATAGGCCAGCGCGTCGCGCCGCACGGCGCGTTCCTCGCCGCCTGCCTTGGCGAGGCTCAACGCCTTGAGGCTGAGGATCGGGAACACGCAGGGCAGGATATTGAGCAGCATGCCGCCGAGGATCGCGCCGCCCAGCGCAAACAGGACGGTGCCGATATCGGCGCTCATGACGCCGGAGCCGACCGGTTCGCCCGAAATCGGCGTACCTGCCGCCGGCACGTCGCCGGGCAATGCGGCGAGCATCAGCCCGTTATGCTCGCCGATCTTGATCAGTCCCTCGATCCGCTCCGCGGCGCCCGCATCGCTTTCGGCCGGGACTTCGACGACGATCATGTCGCCGTTGCGCGAGATGCGCTGTTCGGCGCTGTAATCGAGCACCCGGTCGGTCCGCGAGAAGAAATAGGGGGCGGACACCGAGGCGGTCTCGGGAAAGGGAATGCCCAGCCGCAGCGTATCGCCGGCGACCTCGAACATGGCCTCGCTGCCCAGCGGACGCGGCAGGTTCGCCCGGTAGCCATCGAATATCTCGGCATCGGATATCGCGCCCGAACCGGCGACCAGATCGATGCCGAGCGAACCGCCCTCGGGCACGCAAATCTCGTCGGTGCAGGCGAGCCACTGGCCCTGCGCGCGGATCGGCAGCGCGGTTCCCGGCGCGATGCTCTCATCGAGAGTCACCTCGGCGAGCAGCGCATATTCGCCATGATAGATGTAATTCATGATGCCGGCGATCGAGAGCCGCTCGGGCACCGGATAGCGCAGCTCGCCGATCGAAACGCCCGCGGGCAGATCCCACTCGAAGCGATCGGGAATGCCCGCCTCGCCGGGGTTCAGCCAATAGCCGTGCCAGCCCTCATCGGGCCGCATCCGGATCGCGATGGTGAAGGCCCGGCCGGGCACCGGCGCCCGCGTTTCGGCGAGCAGGGCGGTCTGGATCGCGTTCGCGCGCGGGACCTGGGCCGGCGCGACGGCGGGCAGCAAACAGAAAAAGGCCGCGATCGCCGCGATAACGGTCTTCAAAAGGGAAAATCGCACCTATTTGCTCCTTCGCGAGCGCGCTATAGCAGCGGCATTGGCGCCATGCACCATCAAGAGGATATCCGATGAAATTCGCCCGCATCGCTGCTCTGGTTACAGCTCTGTCCCTGCCTTTCGCGGCGTTCGCGCAAGGCGAGGAGAGCCAGGAGAGCGCCGAATCGACCGCGCCGCGACTCGTCGTCGCCATCGCCGTCGACCAGCTCAGCGCCGATATCTTCGCCCAGCATCGCCAGAATTTTACCGGCGGCTTCGCCCGGATGCTTCAGGGCGCGGTCTTCCCGTCCGGCTATCAGGCGCATGCGGCGACCGAGACCTGCCCCGGCCATTCGACGATCCTGACCGGCGCGCATCCCGGACGGACAGGCGTGATCGCCAATCGCTGGTTCGATATGGGCGTCGCGCGCGAGGATGTCCGTGTCTATTGCTCCGAAGACCCCGGCGTCGAAGGATCCTCGTCGAGCGACTATACGGTTTCGACCGGAAACCTCCTGGTGCCGACCCTGGGCGATCTGATGCAGCGGGTGGACGAGGCGAGTCAGGTCGTCTCGGTGGCTGGCAAGGACCGCTCGGCGGTCATGCTGGGCGGCGCCAATGCGGATCGCATGTTCTGGCCGGGCGATGCCGGTTTCACGACGTTCGAAGGGCGCGACCTGCCCGAAGCCGTGACGTGGATCAACCAGGCGGCCGGGCGGGCCATGGCCTCGTCCCGCGTGCCGCTTCCGGTTCCCCAGCAATGCGCGGCCTATAATCGGGCCATCCCGGTCGGCGAGGACGCCACCGTCGGGACGCATGTCTTTTCGCGCGGTCCGGCGACCAGCGGCCGGACGATCCTGGCGTCGCCCGAGGGCGATCTGCTGACGCTGAACCTCGCCGCCGATCTGGTGTCCGAACTCGGGCTCGGACAGGGCGAAACGACGGACCTTCTCGCGATCGGCCTCGCTTCGACCGACTATATCGGCCATGCCTATGGCACGCACGGCGTCGAGATGTGCGTCCAGCTGATGGCGCTCGACGCGATGCTCGGCGATTTCTTCGCCCGGCTCGACGCGCGCGGGATCAGTTACGTCGCGATGCTGACCGCCGATCATGGCGGGCTCGACCTGCCCGAACGCCAGACCGGTCAGGCCGCGCCGCGCGCCGCGCGCCTGCTCCCCGGGTTCGAGACTTTGGACGCGCGGCTGGCCGAGGAAACCGGCCTCGAAGCGCCGATCCTGCGCGCAGACGGGCCGTTCGGCGATTTCTATGTCGACCGCTCGGTGCCCGAGGATCGCCGCGCCGAAGTGATCGACCGCGCGATCGCGCTGATCTCGGCGCATCCGCAGGTTTACCGCGTCTACGGCCGGGACGAGATCATGGCACAGCCGGTTACCGATGCGCCGCCCGAGCACTGGACCGTGCTCGACCGGGTCCGGGCCAATTTCCATCCCGACCGGTCCGGCGACTTCATCGTTGTGCTCCAGCCCCGCGTAACCCCCATCCCGCAGGCGATTCCGGGCGCCTATGTGGCAACCCATGGCAGCGTCTGGGATTATGACCGGCGCGTACCGATCCTCTTCTGGTGGCCGGGCGCCGACCATGTCGAGCAGCCATTGGGCGTGATGACGGTCGATATCCTGCCGACGCTGGCCTCGCTGATCGGGCTCGATATCTCGGATATCGAGATCGACGGGCGATGCCTGGACCTGATGCCCGACGTCGCGGCGAGCAATTGCCCCTGAGACGAAGCGCGAAACGACGTTGCGCTAAGTTTACATAGTTTACGCATAGCGACCCTGCCGGACGCGCTGTCTTTTCCGCCATCGACCGGGATGACGTCGATCAGCGCGCGGCGATTCAGCCAGACAATATCCAACAATGCAAGCGGAGTTACGCCTTGCGACGCACTCGGCGGCGACGGGCGAGGAAGGCTGCCGGGGTCAGGATAATTGCGGAGAGTATTGC
Coding sequences within it:
- a CDS encoding amidohydrolase, whose translation is MKFLTRRIGALASLALAAFLLPAPAQADALIDNANGYTLDADGNLIRFTGLLFDVETGRVTRLLDRNDDRPRELDFRHDAQGQTVIPGLIDAHGHLMGLGYNAIQLDLSDTTSLSEAMARLAQYSAENPTLRWVVGRGWNQERWGLDRFPTAADLNAAVSDRPVWLVRVDGHAGVANSAAMAEAGVTASAQAPAGGRIERDGREPNGVFVDAAMALVERAIPTPQPPVRDMALRKAQELLLSYGVTTMHDMGTSADDWGVLRRAGDRNLLQIRVISYANALDTLLDIAGDAMTPWLYDGRLRMVGLKIYGDGALGSRGALLNAPYADAPGETGLALIDGIALRNRLSRLSLDRFQAAIHAIGDGANREALAAIEELASRYNDDRRWRIEHAQVVDPADLPRFGRNGIIASMQPVHQTSDRLMAEARLGPNRLTGAYAWNSMLRNGSRLAFGSDFPVENPSPFPGLAVAISRQDAAGQPAGGWQAHERVSLQQAFAAFTTDAAFAGFAEDQVGRLGEGLYADFLILDRDIFDATAEEIRATQVAETWIGGERTWVRGAADAPPMDAPVGPMISEDEEVGR
- a CDS encoding protein-disulfide reductase DsbD family protein; the protein is MRFSLLKTVIAAIAAFFCLLPAVAPAQVPRANAIQTALLAETRAPVPGRAFTIAIRMRPDEGWHGYWLNPGEAGIPDRFEWDLPAGVSIGELRYPVPERLSIAGIMNYIYHGEYALLAEVTLDESIAPGTALPIRAQGQWLACTDEICVPEGGSLGIDLVAGSGAISDAEIFDGYRANLPRPLGSEAMFEVAGDTLRLGIPFPETASVSAPYFFSRTDRVLDYSAEQRISRNGDMIVVEVPAESDAGAAERIEGLIKIGEHNGLMLAALPGDVPAAGTPISGEPVGSGVMSADIGTVLFALGGAILGGMLLNILPCVFPILSLKALSLAKAGGEERAVRRDALAYTAGVITVCLGLGAALLALRAGGSAAGWAFQLQDPRMILFLLLLVTAIALNLAGLFEVPSVSGGGRFADRDGATGSFFTGALAAFVATPCTGPFMAAALGAALVVPTIVAMAIFAGLGLGLALPFLVLAYVPALRAKLPKPGPWMERFRHLMSVPMFLTALALGWVLGRQTGVNGMTLGIAAALGIALMLWWAGSRQVAGKRAWLPIVPALVVTLAALAVVPTSSPAQAGASEGGALSAETFSEERLSELRAEGRPVFVYFTADWCITCKANEAGAMSRQAVIAHFEAEDIAVMVGDWTSGDPVIGRFLESHGRSGVPLYLFYGAEGEPEILPQILTVGMLTELSS
- a CDS encoding alkaline phosphatase family protein; translation: MKFARIAALVTALSLPFAAFAQGEESQESAESTAPRLVVAIAVDQLSADIFAQHRQNFTGGFARMLQGAVFPSGYQAHAATETCPGHSTILTGAHPGRTGVIANRWFDMGVAREDVRVYCSEDPGVEGSSSSDYTVSTGNLLVPTLGDLMQRVDEASQVVSVAGKDRSAVMLGGANADRMFWPGDAGFTTFEGRDLPEAVTWINQAAGRAMASSRVPLPVPQQCAAYNRAIPVGEDATVGTHVFSRGPATSGRTILASPEGDLLTLNLAADLVSELGLGQGETTDLLAIGLASTDYIGHAYGTHGVEMCVQLMALDAMLGDFFARLDARGISYVAMLTADHGGLDLPERQTGQAAPRAARLLPGFETLDARLAEETGLEAPILRADGPFGDFYVDRSVPEDRRAEVIDRAIALISAHPQVYRVYGRDEIMAQPVTDAPPEHWTVLDRVRANFHPDRSGDFIVVLQPRVTPIPQAIPGAYVATHGSVWDYDRRVPILFWWPGADHVEQPLGVMTVDILPTLASLIGLDISDIEIDGRCLDLMPDVAASNCP